DNA sequence from the Halorussus limi genome:
GTTCCACGGCGTAATACAACCGATGACGCCGCGGGGCTTGCGGCGCATGTAGGCGTCCTTGCTCCCAATTTCGGAGGGGACCACGTCGCCGTGGGGGTGGCGGGCGTTGCCCGCGGCCCACTCGACCATGTGCGCGGCCTCGACCACGTCGGCCTTGCCTTCCGAAATCTCCTTACCGCACTCCTTGGTGACGATTTCGCCGAGTTCGTCGGTTCGGTCCTTGAGTTCGTGGTAGACGTCCCAGAGGTACTCCGCGCGGTCGATGTACGAGAGGGCGGCCCACTCGTCTTCGGCCTCCTTCGCGGCCGCGAGCGCGGCGTCTACGTCCTCTTCGGTCCCGCGGTGGAACTCGCCGAGGACCTCTTGGTTCGACGGGTCGACGCTCTCGAACGTCTCGTCGCCGTGCCCCTCTGTCCACTCGCCGCCGATGTAATGTTCGTAAGTTTCCTCGCTGGCTTGCTGGCTCATGCTCTGGCAAAAACTGTGATGGGCACGGATAAAAAGTCTCCCAATTTTGGCTACTCGCCGTTCGCGTCGGCCAACTTTTCGATTTCGCCCTTGACGCCGACCGCGTCGAAATCGTGGTCCGGTCGGATGTTCACGAAGTCGAGGAAGTCCCGCGCCGCGAGCAGTTGCTCGGGCGAGTAGTGTTCCGCGGCGGCCGCGACCGCGGCGCGTGCGCCGATTCGCGGTTCAAGCGCGGCGAGCGCGCACGCGAGGTCGTACGACCGGGCCTCCTCGATGGCGTCCTCGCGGACCGTCGTCGCGTCGATGAAGTACACCTCGCCGTGCTGGACGAGGACGTTCTCCCCCCGGAGGTCGCCGTGAGCGAGTCGGTGGTCGTGCATCGCGGCCAGCGACTCGAACACCTCCGGAGCGAGCCGTTGCACCTCGTCGGTCGCCACCTCGTCGAGCGTCCGGAAGTCGGGCAGGTACTCCATTACGAGGACCGCCATGTCCTCTACCTCGAACACCTCCAGCGGGGCCGGAGCGTTCAGGCCGATGTCGGCCATGCGCTCGGTGGCCGCGAGTTCCTGCTCGGCCATCTCGACCGGCCCGGCCGAGTGTTCGAAGAACCCCTCGGTGCCCGACGAGAAGGCCCCGAGGTTTCGCGCGCCGGTAAACAGCGCGTGGACCAGCGAGTTCTGGCGGGTGATTATCTTGACGAACCACTCGTCGTTCACCACGCAGGGCGTCGAGAGCCAGTTGTCGGCGTCGAGGAACTCGACCCGGAGTTCCGACTGGTCGTAGCGCCGAGCCATCTCCTCGAAGACCGCTTCGAGTCGGTCCCACTCGATGGTGCCACGCACCAGCCGCCGGATACTCATCGGACGCGACTAAGCGTCCGGCCCTCAAAAAGCCACTTGCCCGCGCTCGTGACCGTGGCGAACTCCGAGACGCGACGCGTTTCGCGGGGAGACGCTACTCGGACGCCTCCAACAGCGCCACGGCGGTCTCGAACTCCGGCCCTTCGTCGATTACGCCGTCGGCGAGGTCGGGGTCGTAGTCCACGATGCCGGCCTCGGCCAGTATCGGCAGGTGAACGTGATAGAGACTGTCGTGGACTTCACTTCGGAACTCCTCGAAGTCGTCGGCCTCCGCGTCCGCGAACAGCGAGAGCGCCAGATAGGTCGCGAACGAGGGGACCGGTATCGGCAGATACTCGCTGGTCAGACATCTCATCACCGCTATCCGTCGCGGATGAGCCAACGCCCCGAGAATCGGGTCCAACCGACTATCCGTCATTCGATACCCTCGATAGCTCAGGCACGAAAAAAAGCCCAACGGCCCACAGTAAATATCTTTATCAAGTCCGGACCCCGCGGTCGGGTCGCCCCGACTCACAACAGCGACGTGACCACCGAGACGGCGTAGCCGACGACCGCCATCCCGGTCAGCAGGAGGAGCGACCGGACCGACGGGAGCGAGTCGAGACTCAGCGGTCGCCCGACCGGCATCGAGACCGACGACCACCGGAGTTCGAGTCCGCCCCAGACCCCGAGGACGGCGACCAAGCCGAACGTCGCCAGCACGTCGTAGAACCCCATCCACCACGGGAAGAAGTAGCCCAGTAGACCGTTCTGGACTTGGATGGGCACGGCGTCGCGGACCGCCTCCTCGAACCGCTCGGCGACTCCAGACGGCGGTTCGGCCCGCCTCGATTCGAGGTCGGCCCTCGCGGCGCTCGGTCCGCCCGCGCTCTCGTCGCCGGTGCCGAGGCGTTCGGCCTCGTAGGCCCGGTCCACCGGCATCTTCCAGACGATGGCTCCGCTCTCGTTCACCTCGAACACCCGGTCGCCGATGGTGTCGGTGACGAGCGTGTTCCCGTTCGGCAGGCGGTCGGCGTCGCGGGGCCACTGCATCTGGTCGTCGGTCCAGACCCACGACCGGTTCCACGTCCCGTTCTGGGTCCCGTTGGCTCCCGTGCGCTGATACTCCACGACCCGGTCGTTCTCGGAGTCGGCGACGACCACTGCGGGGCCGCCCGCCGACTCGGGGATGTAGTCGGGGTTGTGCTGTTCGCGGAGGACTCCGTAGTCGTCGTCGCTCCCGAGGGTCCAGTTGTCCGCGATGCCGCGTTTCGGATTCACGAACGCGACCTGGTCCTGATTTCGAAGGTCGACCATGACCCGCCCGTCGTCCAGCAGTTCCACGTCGTTGAGGTGGACCCAGTCCTTGTCGTAGCTACCGCCGCCGGTTATCGGCAGGTCGCTCTCGGCGGTCCACGTCCACTCCCGGATGCCCGACGTGGTGTTCACGAGGAAGACGGCCTCGTTTCCGATGTCGCCGACGAGAATGTGGCTGTCGTTTATCACGTCCACGTCGTGCCACCGACCGCCCTCCATCCGATGGGCGTAGAGTCGGGTGCGCTCGCCCGTGGTCAGGTTCAGGCGCTCGACGACGTTCCGGCGGCAGTCGCCGCGGTCCGCGAGCAGGGGACCGCCACCGCAGACCGATTCGTTGAGCCACTTCGTCGCGACGTACGTGACGGTGCGCGCACCGTGGGGACTCGGGTCCACGTCCCAGTAGGAACTGTGCCGTTCGGTCTGATAGAGGACGGTTCCGTTCGGCCGGACGGCGACGAGTTCGCCCGAACGGTCTCGCATATCCCCCTTCTGGACCGAGACGACGGTGACCCCGCCGCGGGGTTCGACTACCTGCTTTCGTTCACCCGGAGGCACGTCGGACGATCGGTCGTAGCGCTGGTTGGGCGAGTGGCCGGCGGTCACGAATCCGGCGGCGAGCGAGAGAACCAGACCGACCGTGACGACTCCGAGGACTACTCTTGGCGACGTACGACGGTTCACGCCAGCGGGATACGTCGAAGAGCGACAACAGCGTTTCGGCACCCGTGACCGAGCGACTCCGACCGATGGAGCGACCGACTACGGGTCAGGCGAACGCCGCGAGAACATTGCCGGCCGAGACGAACAGGTCGTCGTCCGCGACGACCGGTTTTCCGGAGTGAGCCAACGAGTCGAAGGTCAGTTTCCAGTTTTCCCGGCCCGTTCTCGCCTCGAAAGAGTACAGGCTGTCGGGCCGTGCGGAGACGTAGACGGTTCCGTCCGCGACGACCGGGTCGGTCCAAATGCCGTCTACCCGCCGGTGGTTCCGGTCGCCGAGGAACGTCTCCCACTCGACCGCGCCGCCGGCGGCCGAGAACGTTCGCAGGTGGCCGTCGTCGGTTCCGGCATACACGCTCGCGCCGTCGGTCGAGACCGTGCCGTATCCTCCGGTCGCCCGCCACCGAACCAACCCGTCGGGGTCGAGCGCAACCACGTCGTCACTCGCGATGGCGAGGATTCGGCAGTCGGTGACGGCCACGTCGGTGACCAATCGGTCGCTGTCCGAATCGCCTCCGGCGAGCGTCGCGGACCAGCGCTCGCGCCCGTCGGATGCGCGGAGCGCAGTCAGCGTTCCGTCGGCGGTCCCGACGAAGACGCTCCCGTCGTAGACGGCCGGACGAGCGCTCAGTCGCTCGCCGGCCGAGGCGGTCCACTCCGCGGTGCCGTCGGACCGGAGCGCAGTCACCGACCCGGAACCGGCGGTAACGTAGATTCGCTCGTCCGTCGGCGTCACCGCCTCCACGCCCTCCTCGGGGTCGAACGTCCAGCGTCGGGTGCCGTCGGTCCGGCCGACAGCGCTGAGTCGGGACCACGTGGCGACGTGAACGGCGTCGCCCGTCACCGCGAGCGCTCGCGGGGCCTCGTCGCCCAACGGATACGTCCAGACGCGCTCGCCGGACGCCCTGTCGTAGGCGTGGAGAGCGTTTCCCTCGGGCATCGGTGACTCGGCCCCCGGCAGAAGCCGCTTGCCGACGAAGAGTCGGTCGCTCGTCACGGCCGGGTCGGTGAACCCGGCTTCGACGTACGCGTCCGTTTCCGGGGGTTCGGCCGTTCGTTGCCACCGGGCCGACGGCTTCTCGACCGGGCCGGTCGCCGACGGGGCGTAGTTCGTGTTCGCCGGGTCGCGGTCGGGGAGCGGCCACCCCGTCTCCGGGAGCGACTTCGGCGCGCACTCGGACGCTTCGGCGGCGGTCGTCGTTTGCTCGGTGGTCGTGGTCGTCTCGGACGTCCTCTGCGCGGTGGTTTCGGTACGTCGCGTCGTAGTCCGGGTCGCGGCGTCGTCCAGTGAGTCGTCTCGAGCGGTGCAACCGGCCAGGGCGGCCAGACCGACGCCGGAGGCGCGCAGGAGTTCGCGGCGGGAGGGCGGAGACATGTCTGAGTAGTCAGACCTCTCCGACAAGTGCTTTCCGGGAACGCCGACGGTGGTCCGCTGTCTTTATACTACCACTCGCGCAAAATTTGCGTATGGATTTCAGCCTTCCCGACGAGCACCAGATGATTCGGGACGAGGTGCGCCGGTTCTGCGACGAGGAGATAGAGCCCATAGCGCAGGACATCGAGGACGAACACCGCTTCCCCGAGGAAATCTTCGACCAACTCGCGGACCTCGACATGATGGGCGTGCCCGTCAGCGAGGAGTACGGCGGACTCGGCGGCGACCAGTTGATGTACGCGCTGGTGACCGAGGAACTCGGTCGGGTCTCCGGTTCCATCGGCCTCTCGTACGCCGCGCACGTCTCGCTAGCCTCCAAGCCCATCGAACTGTTCGGCACGGAGGAGCAGAAGGAACGGTGGCTTCGACCCCTCGCGGAAGGCGAGTATCTCGGCTCGTGGGCGCTGACCGAACCCGGTAGCGGGTCGGACGCCAGCGACATGGACACGATGGCGGAGAAGCAGGGCGACGAGTGGGTCCTGAACGGCACGAAGCAGTTCATCACCAACGCCAACGTCGCCGGGTCGGTCCTCGTCAAGGCGGTCACGGACCCTGGCGCGGGCTACGACGGCATCTCGACGTTCATCGTGGACCCCGTGGAGGACGACGGCTTCGAGGTCACGACCGTCTGGGACAAGATGGGACTGAACGCCTCGCCGACGTGCGAGATAAAGCTGACCGATGTCCGCCTGCCCGAGGACCGCCTGCTCGGCGAGGAGGGCGACGGCTGGGAACAGACGAAGAAGACGCTGGACGGCGGCCGCATCTCCATCGCGGCGCTCTCGACCGGACTCGCGCAGGGCGCCTTCGAGGCCGCCAAGGAGTACAGCAAGGAGCGCGAGCAGTTCGGCCAGCCCATCTCGAAGTTCGACGCCATCCGGAACAAGGTCGTCTCGATGGACCGGAAGGTAGAGCGCGCCCGCCTGCTGACCCACAAGGCGGCGTGGAAGTACGACCAAGGGAACTCGGTCTCCCACGAGAGCGCGCTCGCCAAACTCGACGCCAGCGAGGCCGCCCGCGAAGTCGCCGAGGACGCGGTCCAGACGCTCGGCGGTTACGGCTACACCGAGGACTTCGCGCCCCAGCGGTTCTTCCGCGACGCGAAGCTGATGGAGATCGGCGAGGGGACCAGCGAGATTCAGCACCTCGTCATCGGACGAGAGCTCGGTCTCTGAACCAGCCGACAACCGACGCGTCCCGGAGTACGTTCTTCTCTTTTCACCGCACTGCTCGGGTCGAGAGTAGCGGAACTACGTCTCCGAGCGCGCACCCAAGCTCAGACGCTGGAACGGAGCGGCTATCGGGACCAGAGACAGCGACGAGACCGCAGGAGAAGAGCAAGAAGCCGACGTAGCGCGGTAGTCGAGTCCGAAACCGACACCGACGGGGCGAGCGGTCGCTGACGACACCGCTGGCTACGCGACGGGAGAAACGAGAGGAAAACGGGGCTCAGAGCTGGACTGCTTTCTGACTAGTCAGCGTCTGGGGCACGTTGTGGTGGTAGGTCACTGCACCTGCGGAAGTGACGATCTTGATGGTGAACTCCTCGCTCTCGCGGAGGCCGTGGGAGCCGTCGGTGATCGCCGCGGTGTCGAGCGTCACCCGGAACCGGTCGCCCTGGTCCACGAGCACCGGCGCGGTGCCGCCGATGTCCTTGATGGTCGAGACGCTGAAGTTCCCTTCGTCGGCGGTCTCGTTTGCGGTCAGAATCCTCCCGTGGTCGGGACCGAGCCACTCGACCGTGGCGGTCGAGAGGTTCACGTCGCCCGACCCGGAACTCTTCATGACGGTCAGGTTCACGGTGTGGATGGATTGGTCGTTGCCCACGATGCCGACCGTGCTGACGACCTTCACTCGGTTGGTGACCTGTCCGGTGGCTTCCGTGCCCGTCTGCTCGGATTTGGTCTGGAGGAAGCCCGCGGTGTTGATGAGTACGCCCGCTGCGATAGCGGCGACCAGTACCATGGCGATGAACACGATGAGCGTCCCGATACCCACCTGTGCCCGGTCGGGCCGCCAGTTGTCGGTGTCGAACATAGTTCTCTTCTGGGCAGCTTTTCTCGTACCGAGGACATAAAACCCCGATACCATTATCAGGGATGAAAACAGACGCGGGGAGGGATAAAATACGGCCGTGAGGCCACCTAAGGCCTATTTTCCGTTTCTCCTTACTCCGACTTGTAATGTGTATTACCTCAGAAGAAAACGGGAATCGGCGACGGACCTGCCGGGTTTCAGGGCCAGTTGCCGCTCTCCTCGTAGGCGTCTACGACGCGCTGGATGGCGACGACGTAGGCGGCGGTCCGCATGTTGGGCGCGCCGGTCTCCTCGTAGGTCTCGACCAGATTGTCGAAGGCGTCGGTAATGATGCGTTCGAGTTCCTCGTTGACGCGCTTTTCGGTCCAGTGGAACCGCTGGCGGTTCTGGACCCACTCGAAGTACGAGACGGTGACGCCGCCCGCGTTCGCGAGGATGTCGGGGAAGACGTAGGTGTCCGAGTCGGCCAGCACGTCGTCGGCCTCGGGCGTGAGCGGACCGTTTGCGGCCTCCACGATGACGTCGGCCGCAACGTCTTCTGCGAGGTCGCCGTCGATAGCGTTCTCGAGCGCCGCGGGGACCAACAGGTCCACGTCGAGCGTGAGCAGGTCCTCGTTCGAGAACTCGTCGTCGGCGCCGGGATAGTCCGTGACGCTGCCGGTCTCGTTCTTGTGGCCCTTCACGTCCGCGGGGTCGAAGCCCTCCTCGCTGTAGATAGCCCCGCTGGAGTCCGAGACCGCGACGACGTTCGCGCCGAGTTCGTCGATGAGGTTCGCCGCTATCCACCCGGCGTTACCGTACCCCTGCACCGCGACCGACGCGCCCTCGATGTCCCGGTCGAGGTAGTCGAACGCCTCGCGTGCGGTCAGCATGGTCGAGCGTCCGGTCGCCTCGACGCGACCCGCGCTCCCGCCGCTGTCGGGGGACTTGCCCGTGATGACGCCGGGTTCGGTCGTGTTCTCCAGCGTCTCGTAGGTGTCCTTTATCCAGTTCATCTCGCGCTGGCCCGTGTTCACGTCGGGGGCGGGGATGTCCTTGTCCACGCCGATGAACGGGCGCAGTTCCTTGGCGAACGACCGCGTGATGCGTTCGAGTTCCTCCTCGCTGTAGTCGTCGGGGTCGATGACGATACCGCCCTTCCCGCCGCCGTAGGGGATGTCCACGACGGCGCACTTGTAGACCATCCACCCGGAGAGCGCCTTGACCTCGTCGCGGGAGACGTTCGGATGGTAGCGGATGCCGCCCTTGTAGGGACCGCGGTCGCCGTTGAACTCCGAGCGGAACGCCTTGAACACCTCGACCGAGTCGTCGTCCATCTCGACCGAGAGGTTGGTCTCCAGCACGCGCTCGGGGTGTTTGAGGCGGTTCAGCACGTCCTCGCCGACGTCCATGTACTCCGACGCGTCGTCGATCTGTTCCTGCAGGCTTTCGAAGGGATTTGCTTGCTCGGACATGAGTGGGAATTTCTGGCGTCAAGTTACAACGTCTCGATAGCGACTCATACAGTTTCCGGAACGGGAACATTCCACAGACCGTACGCGGGCAGGTCCGACTAACCGCATCCAAATCCGGCGCCGGCCGTAAGTGTGTGTATAAGGACCTAAGATGAGACTATAGCATTAATATTTTATACGCCTGCGGGAACGTACGTCTACGATGCGTCGCCGAGGCGACTCGCCGTCGCGGGTCCGAACGGGGTCGGTCCCCGCCGGGTCGTGCAGTCGACGCGCCGAACAAATCATGCCTGCAGAAACCGTCGAATCCACGGAACAGAAGGGTAGTGACGAGGAAATCGAAGAACCCGAGTCCGCGCTCGAAACCGCGCGCCGCCAACTCGAACACGCCACGGCCCATCTCGACGTGGACGAGGGCGTCGTCGAGCGACTCAAGCATCCGACGAAGGTCCACCGCGTCGCGGTGCCCCTGAAGCGCGACGACGGGAGCGTCGAGGTGTTCACGGGCTACCGCGCCCAGCACGACGACGTGCGCGGCCCGTACAAGGGCGGCCTGCGCTTCCACCCCCACGTCAGCGAGGAGGAGTGCGTGGGGCTGTCGATGTGGATGACGTGGAAGTGCGCGGTGATGGACCTGCCGTTCGGCGGCGGGAAGGGCGGCATCGTCGTGGACCCGAAGGACCTGAGCGACGACGAGAAGGAGCGACTCACCCGCCGGTTCGCCGAGGAACTCCGGAAGTTCGTCGGACCGAAGAAGGACATCCCCGCGCCCGACATGGGCACCGACGCCCAGACGATGGCGTGGTTCATGGACGCCTACTCGATGCAGGAGGGCGAGACGATTCCCGGCGTCGTCACGGGCAAGCCGCCGGTCGTCGGCGGGAGCGAGGGCCGCCAAGAAGCGCCCGGCCGGTCGGTCGCCATCATCACCCGCGAGGCCGCCGAGTACTACGACTACGACCTCGAAGAGACCACAGTGGCCGTGCAGGGGTTCGGGAGCGTGGGCGCGAACGCCGCCCGCCTGCTCGACGACTGGGGCGCGAACGTCGTCGCCGTCAGCGACGTGAACGGCGCCATCTACGACCCCGACGGACTGGACACCCACGCGGTGCCTTCCCACGAGGAGGAACCCGAGGCCGTGATGCAGTACGACGCGCCCGAGAAGCTCTCGAACGAGAAGATTCTCGAACTCGACGTGGACGTGTTGGTCCCGGCGGCCATCGGTAACGTCCTCACCGCGGACAACGCGAACGACGTGCAGGCCGACGTGGTCGTCGAGGGCGCGAACGGTCCGACGACGTTCTCCGCCGACGCCATACTGGAGGAGAACGGCGTCGAAGTCATCCCCGACATCCTCGCGAACGCGGGCGGGGTCACCGTCTCGTACTTCGAGTGGTTGCAGGACATCAACCGCCGCCAGTGGTCGCTCGAACGCGTCAACGACGAACTGGAGAAGCACATGCTCTCGGCGTGGGACGACGTGCGGGCCGAAGTCGAGGCCCGTGACGTGAGTTGGCGCGACGCCGCCTACGTCGTCGCGCTCTCGCGCATCGCCGAGGCGAAGAGCACCCGCGGTCTCTGGCCCTGAAGTCCGGACTCCGATTCGGCTATCGGTCTACTTCTCGTCGGCCGCCTCGGCGTACGCCAGCACGCGTTCGGCCTGCGCGACCAGCGGCGCGTCTATCATCTCGCCCTCGACCCGGAAGACGCCCCGACCCTCGGCGTCGGCCTCGGCTTTCGCCGCCAGCACGCGCTCGGCCCACTCGACGCGGTCGGGGTCGGGCGTGAACGACTCGTTGATGGGCGCGACCTGCGCGGGGTGAATCGCCATCTTGCCGTCGTAGCCCAGTTCGATGGCGAACTCGGTCTCCTCGCGCAGGCCCTCTCTATCCTCGATGTCGGTGTAAACCGTGTCGATGGCGTCCACGTTCGCCGCGCTGGCCGCCAGAACGACGTGTTCGCGGGCGTGGAGGACTTCGGTTCCCTCGTCGGTCCGGGTCGCGCCGAGGTCCGCGGCGAGGTCCTCCGCGCCGAAGACGAGCGCGTCGACCTCTGGCACCTCGGCGACGGACTCGGCCGACAGGATTCCGGCGGCGGTCTCGACCAGCGCGAGAATCGGCACCTCGGCGTCTCGCTCGGCCAACAGGTCGGCCAGCGCCTCGGCGTCGTCTGCGTCTTCGGTCTTTGGAAGCATCACGGCGTCGAGAGTTTCGGCGGCGTTCGCGGCCGACGCCTCGTCGCCCGTCGCGCCGCCGAGGACGCCTCGCAGGTCGTCGTCCGCGGCGATGCCCGTCGGGTTGACACGGACGCAGACCTCGCAGTCCGGGTCGAAGTCGGGGTCGGCCAATACCTCGCGGACCGCCTCGCGCGCGCCGGCCTTGGCGCCAGGGGCCACCGCGTCCTCCAAGTCGAAGACGAGCACGTCGGCCCCCGCGCTCGGCGCTTTGCGCATCATCTCCGGGCGGTCGCCCGGCGTGAACATGACGCTTCGTCGTGGCATACCCGGACCAAAGAGTGCGCGGACTTTCAACCCCGTGGAAACGCGGCCTGCGAGCCACGAACCGACGCACCCGAGTATTTTAGTCTATATAACTAGAGAAAAGAACTTAGTCAGAAAAGTTAGTTACGTATACTGCAGTCATGAAACGACGCACCCTGCTCCGCAACACCGCATCGACCGGCCTGCTGGCGATGGGCGCGACCAGCGTCGCCGCGGCCACGACCAACGAGGGCGACTTTGACCCCGAAGACCTCCCGGACGACCCGACGGTCTCGGTCCTCGACGATGAGACCGGCGAGCGCGTCGAAAAGCCGCTGTCCGAGACCGACGCGACCCTCTCGGACTGCTGCGTCGTGAAGGACGGTTGCGACTGCGCGTGCCACTGTTGCATCTGTTGAGGCAGTCGCGCGAGGGTCGAATCCGCAGAACGCTCTTCTTTGCCTCGCTGTCCCGCGACCGAGAGCGCGTCAGCGCGGACCGGCGTCGAGCGAAAGCGCAGTGACGGTCCCGCCGCGGTCGGCCACGTACGCCGTCGCGTCGGCGACGACGACCGGGGCCACCACGGCGTCCGTCGCCCGGCACCACCACAGTACCGTCCCGTCGTCCCCGTCCAGCGCCCACACGTCCCCCGCGTCGGTCGCCGCGAGGAGGGCGTCGCCGGCGACCGTCGGCGACGACCAGACGCGCGCCCCGAGGTCGGTCCGCCACACCACGGACCCGTCCTCGGCGTCGAAGGCGTAGACGAACCCGTCCCCGCTTCCCGCGAAGACGGTCCCGTCCGCCACCGTCGGCGACGCCCACACCGCACCGCCGGTCTCGGCGCGCCACCGTTCCCTGCCCGTCGTCGCCGAAACGGCGCACACTCGACCGTCGTCCACCGTTCCGACGTACGCGGTGTCGTCGGTCACCGCGGGCGCACCGCCGACCGCGACGGAGGGCGCGAACCGCCAGCGTTCGCGGCCGTCGGTCGGGTCGCGGGCGTACGCCCCACCGTCGAGACTGGCGAGGAGTAGCCGCCGACCGTCGTGGGCCAGCGAACAGAGCGCCCGCGCCGCGTTCCGAAAGCTCCGGCGTCGGGAGCCGTCTTCGCCGTGGAGAGCGGTGATACGGCCGTCGTCGGCCGCCACGAAGACCTCGCCGTCGGCGACCGTCGGCGACGCCTGCACGCCGCCGTCGGCAGCGAACTCCCACCGGCGGTCGCCCGTCGCGGCGTCGAAGGCGACGACCGCGCCGCCGTCGGTGCCAGCGCAGACGACGCCCGCGGAGACCGTCGGTGCCGTGAGTCGACCGCTCGCCCGCCGGGACCACTTCTCGGCGCCGTCGTCGGCGCCGAACGCGTGCACGCAGCCGTTCGCACAGGCGAGGTAGACCGTCCCGTCGCGGACCGCCGGTGCGGTCTCGGCCGGGCCATCGGCCCGAAACCGGAAGCGAATCCGCGAGTCGTCCGGAGTCGCGCGCCGGTCGGTGGAGTGCGTCACACGTTCGTCCGAGTCGGTCGGCGTCGGACGCGTACGCGGCCGCCCAGCGGGCGACTCGCGTGCGTCCGACCCACCGGCCGAGGGCGTCGCGCCCCGCGGCGTCCCTCGCGCCGCTTCGCGTCCGGGGGTCGAGCCGACTCGGTCGCGTTCCCCTGTTCGCGGTCGTACCCACTCGAACCGGCTTGCGTCTTCGGACATGGTAAGCCTCGACTGTGACTGACTGCGACCCGATTTATTCGGGACTTATCCTTTGTTATGCACCGCTTACCGGCGCGTAGGCGGTCCCTGAAACGGTCCGCAACCGTCGGCGGCGACCGGAACCGGCGGGATTTTTGCCGGGACGCGCCGACCGTTCAGCCATGACGGGCCTCTACTACGAGGAGTTCGAGGTCGGCGAGACCTACGAACACGAGAAGCGCCGAACGATAAGCGAGTCCGACAACCAACAGTTCTGCGACATGACGATGAACCAGCAACCGCTCCACCTCGACGCCGACTTCGCCGAGGACACCCAGTTCGGCGAGCGGTTGGTCAACGGCCTCTACACCATGAGTCTCGCGGTCGGACTCTCCATCCCGGACACCACCGACGGCACCATCGTCGCCAACCTCTCGTACGACGGCGTCGAGCATCCGAACCCCGTGTTCCACGGCGACACCATCCGCGCTCAATCCACCGTGACCGACAAGCGCGAGACCAGCGACGGCGAACGCGGCGTCGTGACGATGCACGTCGAGGCGTTCAAGGTCAACGGCGGGCGGGGAGACGACGATGGAGACGGAGGCGACAACGGAGACGACGACGGCGAGACGCTGGTCTGCGAGTTCGACCGGACCGTGCTGTCGCTGAAGCGAGAGAATCAGTAGCCGACCGTCGTCGGCGCACCTATTTATTTCTAGAACTCTAGAGAATAATTTATCTGCGTTGTTACACTATACCACGACTGCGCCATGAAACGCAGACAACTCCTCAAAGGCGTCGGAGCGAGCGGAGTAGCGAGTCTGGCCGTCGGTAGCGCCGCGGCCCGACGACCGAACAGCCGAGTGACCGACGACGACCTCGACGTTCTCCGCGTGGTTCGGGACGGCGACGTCGTCCGGACGTTCGAAGACCCCTCGGTCGAGGACTTAGACCGCATCCACGAGCAGGTCGAGGACGACGACCGACTCGTCAACCAGGACGACTGCTGTATCGCGAAGTGTGAGTCCGACTGCTGTGCCCACCGGTGTTGTCTCACCGGCGGCACTTGTTAGACCTCGGAGCGCGTCC
Encoded proteins:
- a CDS encoding outer membrane protein assembly factor BamB family protein, which codes for MTHSTDRRATPDDSRIRFRFRADGPAETAPAVRDGTVYLACANGCVHAFGADDGAEKWSRRASGRLTAPTVSAGVVCAGTDGGAVVAFDAATGDRRWEFAADGGVQASPTVADGEVFVAADDGRITALHGEDGSRRRSFRNAARALCSLAHDGRRLLLASLDGGAYARDPTDGRERWRFAPSVAVGGAPAVTDDTAYVGTVDDGRVCAVSATTGRERWRAETGGAVWASPTVADGTVFAGSGDGFVYAFDAEDGSVVWRTDLGARVWSSPTVAGDALLAATDAGDVWALDGDDGTVLWWCRATDAVVAPVVVADATAYVADRGGTVTALSLDAGPR
- the gdhB gene encoding glutamate dehydrogenase GdhB — translated: MPAETVESTEQKGSDEEIEEPESALETARRQLEHATAHLDVDEGVVERLKHPTKVHRVAVPLKRDDGSVEVFTGYRAQHDDVRGPYKGGLRFHPHVSEEECVGLSMWMTWKCAVMDLPFGGGKGGIVVDPKDLSDDEKERLTRRFAEELRKFVGPKKDIPAPDMGTDAQTMAWFMDAYSMQEGETIPGVVTGKPPVVGGSEGRQEAPGRSVAIITREAAEYYDYDLEETTVAVQGFGSVGANAARLLDDWGANVVAVSDVNGAIYDPDGLDTHAVPSHEEEPEAVMQYDAPEKLSNEKILELDVDVLVPAAIGNVLTADNANDVQADVVVEGANGPTTFSADAILEENGVEVIPDILANAGGVTVSYFEWLQDINRRQWSLERVNDELEKHMLSAWDDVRAEVEARDVSWRDAAYVVALSRIAEAKSTRGLWP
- a CDS encoding MaoC family dehydratase; this encodes MTGLYYEEFEVGETYEHEKRRTISESDNQQFCDMTMNQQPLHLDADFAEDTQFGERLVNGLYTMSLAVGLSIPDTTDGTIVANLSYDGVEHPNPVFHGDTIRAQSTVTDKRETSDGERGVVTMHVEAFKVNGGRGDDDGDGGDNGDDDGETLVCEFDRTVLSLKRENQ
- a CDS encoding HpcH/HpaI aldolase/citrate lyase family protein, with the protein product MPRRSVMFTPGDRPEMMRKAPSAGADVLVFDLEDAVAPGAKAGAREAVREVLADPDFDPDCEVCVRVNPTGIAADDDLRGVLGGATGDEASAANAAETLDAVMLPKTEDADDAEALADLLAERDAEVPILALVETAAGILSAESVAEVPEVDALVFGAEDLAADLGATRTDEGTEVLHAREHVVLAASAANVDAIDTVYTDIEDREGLREETEFAIELGYDGKMAIHPAQVAPINESFTPDPDRVEWAERVLAAKAEADAEGRGVFRVEGEMIDAPLVAQAERVLAYAEAADEK
- a CDS encoding Glu/Leu/Phe/Val family dehydrogenase yields the protein MSEQANPFESLQEQIDDASEYMDVGEDVLNRLKHPERVLETNLSVEMDDDSVEVFKAFRSEFNGDRGPYKGGIRYHPNVSRDEVKALSGWMVYKCAVVDIPYGGGKGGIVIDPDDYSEEELERITRSFAKELRPFIGVDKDIPAPDVNTGQREMNWIKDTYETLENTTEPGVITGKSPDSGGSAGRVEATGRSTMLTAREAFDYLDRDIEGASVAVQGYGNAGWIAANLIDELGANVVAVSDSSGAIYSEEGFDPADVKGHKNETGSVTDYPGADDEFSNEDLLTLDVDLLVPAALENAIDGDLAEDVAADVIVEAANGPLTPEADDVLADSDTYVFPDILANAGGVTVSYFEWVQNRQRFHWTEKRVNEELERIITDAFDNLVETYEETGAPNMRTAAYVVAIQRVVDAYEESGNWP